The Verrucomicrobiia bacterium nucleotide sequence TTCTGGATGTGGCCAGCCGGCTGACGGACGGAGGGATCATGGCCTCGAACCAATGGTTCGTGAACGATGGCTTTCAATTGGTGCGGCGGCCGGTCGAAGGGGATCTTTCGGGAACGGCCATCCGGTCCTTCCTGAACCGGTTCCGCCAGGCCCAGCACGTTTGGGCCGGAGAAGACCGGGGAGTTTCCACGGCTGGATTCCGGGACAACGGGGCGCTTGGACAGCTCACCCTGGATGGCACTCCCTTCACGCTGTTCAGCTTCAGCGGGCCCGAGTCGCAAGGGACGTATGCGCTGTATGTGGATTACCTCGAGCTGGCCAACAGCGCCGCGGACGTGGAGATGGCCCTGGAAGTGGCGCCGAACTTCACTCTGTACTTTGCGGACTCCAACCTGCCCGCCGAAGAACTGGACGGTGCGTTGGACGGTCGCATCCGTTGGGTTCCCGACCAGGTGGGTGATTTCAGCGCCACTTCCGTGACGCTGGCTTCCGGTGACGTGGTGCGGGTCAACCGGGCGGCCCTTGCCTCCGGGCGTATCACACTGGGTGAACAGGGTGGGAATGGAGGTGCCGGTCATGGGGACGAAATGCGGGTGCGGGTACGCCTTCTGACAGGTGCAGAGCCGCAGGCCGAGATTTCGTGGACGGGGCTTCCCGGGAAGCGCTATCGCGTCGAGTACAGTTCCGCTGTGGAGGGAGACGACTGGCAAACGCTGACTGTCTGCGATCCGGTGGCGGGTGATAGCCCGACTGCGGTGACGGTCTGCGACACGGTGGTGCAGTCGGATCAGCCCCGGTTCTATCGGGTGGTTGTGCAGGAGTAAATGGAGGTCTGGCGCAGGCCTCCGTTCCGTTCGGGCATGCCCTGCTCCCATTCGTGGAGGCAGGGCCTGTGCGCAGGGGGAGATCGACTCACGGAATGAAGCTGCTGTTCGTCCACGCCCACTTCGATGACTTCGAGTTCACCGCGGCGGGGACGTTCGAGCTATGGCGGAGGGCTCATCCGACGGTGGCGCGGCGCATCCTGATTAGCACGGATGGCGCGGCCGGGCATCACGCGATGAGCCGGGAGGCCACTGCCGCGAGGCGGTGGGCTGAGCAGCAGAAGGCCGGGGCGCTTGGGGGATTCGAGGTGCGCCTGCTGCGGGACGGGTCGGGAAGTCCGTTCCGGGAAGGCTGCCTGGCGCAGTCTGCGGGATTGCTGCCGGCCCTTTGGAAAGAGATCCGGGAGTTCGAGCCGGACTATCTCTTCTGTCCCCCGATTCCGGTCGATCCGCTGGCCGGGGTCCATGTGGATCATCTGGATGTTGCAGAGGCGGTGCGGGCCGTCGCCTACCTTGTGAATGTGCCCCATGCCTACCTCCCCGAGTACCCGGAAGAAGGAGAAGGGACGGCGCGTGCGGTTCGGACTCCAGTGATTCTCAACACCTTCGACGGGTACCTGGCGGCCGGGCACCGGCACGATCTGGCGGTGGATGTCGGGGCGGTGACCGACCTGATGGGGGACCTGGCCTGGTGCCACGAATCGCAATTGCAGGAATGGCTGCCCTGGGTGGACCGGCATCACATGAAGGCCTCGCCCGATGCGATGGCCTGGCGTGAACAGTATCGCGGGGTGATTTCGAGGCGCACGCGGGCGTTGGGACTGCCTGCCGGGCGGCTGTATGAGGTGTTTCAGGTGACGGCCTGGGGTGCGCTCCCGACGCTGGAGGGATTGACGCGGGATTTTCCGGGATTGGACCGCGATGCATCCCGGTTGGAGGCACTGGGGGAACGACTGGATCGATGGCACGAGGCCACCGGGGCTTAACCGTAGCCATGCAATGAGGCAGGGCGCGCTGTCTTGGGCGAACTCCAAAAGGCTGAGATGCGCCCATTTCGCCAGGCGTCGCTTCGGAGGGCCGAGTTCCACGAGGCCGCAAGGGTGTGGAGCGTTGGGTTGAGGACTCGCGGAGCTCGTCCCTCCGATCCGCTGCCTGCTCACCCACGACTCCCGGATGCACCGGTCCTCTGGCGCTGAATGCGTTGGGGGTTTTCTTTCGGGCCGGGTTGGCATAAGGGAGAGGCGTGCGTGTCCCAGATTTGGCCGACTGGATCCGGTATCTGCGTCAGGAGATCCAGGCGGGTCTTCAAGTTCCAGGGGGTCGAGGCGCCGGCTCTCAAGTGACGCTCGAACTTGCTGTGACGGCCGAGGTCGATCCGGAGGGGCGTCCCGTGGTTCGGCCGGTGACCGACTGGGGAGGGAATGGAGCGGGAGGGACCTCGACGCATCGGGTGACGGTACAGTTCGACCTGGGTCCGGCTGGGGACAGGGCGGCGGTGGCGGGTTCGCTGAAGGGGGCGGCAAGTGGCACGTCGGCGGAGGAACCGACCCGCGGAGGGGATCGGGCGACGCTGCGAAGACGGTTGGAACTGATCCTTGGGGGCCCGCCCGGGTTTACGACGGGGGCCAAGGCGGAGATCCTTGCGGATCTGTTGCGGGAGTTCGGGCGGGGAACGCTGCTTGAGGAGATACAGAGGGAATGGGTCCGGCACTTCGATATCGGGGCGGAATCGAGTTCGGGAGTCTCCCCGGGTTAGAGCCGTGCATCCCGAAGTTGTGGAGTGGGGTGCGAACTTCGCGAAGCGTCGCCTCGGAGGGCTGGGTTCCACGAGGCCACAACGGTGTGGAGCGTTGGGTTGAGGACTCGCGGAGCTCGTCCCTCCGATCCGCTGTCTCCTCATCCAAGACTCCGGGATGCCCCGGGTTAAAGGCGAGGCTGGCTGGACGCTGGCTGGATGCCGGGTAAGGTCCCGCTCCTATGAGAAGCGTCCTTGCGTGGCTGCTGTTGGTGGCGATGGTCGGATCGGCGGGATGCGCGAGTTTTCGCAGGGAGGCGCGGGCCGCGCGGGCGCCCGGATTCGAGGCAAAGGGTGTCGAGGGTTACTGGGTCGGGCGCTGGCAGGACGAGGCGCGTCCCGGGCATGGAGGGGCGCTGGAGTGTGTACTGACGCCGGTGGGGGACCATCTCTACCGGGCGGCGTTTCGGAGTCGGTGGTGGAAGGTGTTCACGTCGAGCCACGACACGTTTCTGGTCCTCACTCCGGTGCGGCCGGGCGAGTACCTGGTTCAGGGGGGGCAGGATTTGTGGCTGTTCGGCGGCTACTCGGTCAACGGGCGGGTGGATGGCACGCGGTTCCGCGCGGTGTACACGGTGGCGGGGCGGACTGGGGTGATGGAAATGGAACGGTCGGGTCAAAGCGATCCGTGAACCCGGGATGGCCGGGGCCGACGACGTCGATCAGGGGCGTTGCACCCGGATGCTGCCTCCGCTGGTCCGCAGCGTGAGGAGCGGGCCGCCGCCGCCAATGGGTCCGCGCAGGGCATTGCGCTGGACGGTGCCCGAGACGGTGACGGGAAAGTCGCATTGGACCGATCCGGCGCTGGTCGCGGCATCGAGTTCGAGGGCGGCATCGTTGGGCAGGGTGACGTTGATGCTGCCGCCCGAGGTGCGCAGGGAGACATCGGCACGGGGAGCGGTGGAGAAGCGGGCACGAATCGAGCCGCCACTGGTGCTGGCCTGAAGGGGCGCGGACGCTGCCTCGATGTCCAGACCGCCCCCGGACGTGTGGGCTTCGGCAGGAACATTGATTCCGGCGAGGCGAATGGACCCTCCGGAGGTGCGGGTCTTGAGGCGGGTGCCGGAGATCTGCTCGATTTGAATGCCGCCTCCGGACGTGCCCAGTTCGATGTCGCCTTCGAGGCGGGTGGCACGGATGGACCCGCCGGAGGTCCGGCCGACGACGGTGCCTCGAACATCCTCGAGGTGAAGGGAGCCCCCGGCGGTGCGAATCGACACCTCACCAGCGAGTTGCGTCACCCGGATGCTGCCGCCGGCCGTCTTGGCGTCGATATGGAAGGAGCGGGGGACCCGGATGCGGAAGGCGACATTGAGCTGGGGACGTCGCCAGCCCCAGAGGCTGGTGTCGGGTCCCTCCGACTTGATGCGGAGGGTGCCGTCGCTTTCGGAGAAGTGGACCTGGTGTTGATCGAGCAGGGCGGCGGCACGGGCGAGGGTTCCACGGGACACGCGCCGTTCGACCTCGATGTGGACTTCGGCGGCGTCGGTGCCTTCGATGGAGATGCTGCCGCGGTCGGCGTCGAGGATGAGACGGCCGCCGGGATTGGCGGGGAACGTGCGTTGGAGGGTGTCGGCCTGCGGATCGGCGGCGCGGCTGGGCAGGACGAGGAAGGAGGCCAGGGCAAGCATCGGGAGCGACGTGTGGAAGCGCATGGAACGGATGACACGGTGGATGGGGGCCGGGTTGCAAAGGACATCGCGGTTTCCGCGCGATGGGTGAGGGGCCAGGGCGAGGATTCCAAGGACGTAAATTGCATGCATATGCACAAAATTCTCGCCGTGATATATGACGTAAACTCCGTGCATATGCACGAATTTGTGGTCGATTTGCAGGAGGAATGAGGCCGAGATGCGACCCGAAGGCGACGGAAATTCCGTGCATATGCACGGAATTCTTGTCGTTAAATTGGACGTAAACATCGTGCATGTGCACGAAGTTTGCATCGTTGGGTGGGCAGGTTGGGAGCGTTGCGGGTCGCGGTGAGGGGGTGGGGTGAGGCGGTGGGGTGAGGGGCGGATGGAGCGCCGGGGGTCAGCGGGTGAGGCGGTAGAAGGCGGCTGCGGCGGTGGGATCGACGGGGTGGGAGTTGCCGGTGGCGCCGGGGACGGGCTGCCAGGCTGGGGCGGTCAGGGACGGGGTGGATTGCAGGGTCCAACCGTCGGGTGCGGACCAGGACAGGACGAGTTCATTGCCCTGGCGCGAGAGTGCAAGCACGGGAGGTTCGCCGCCCTGGTCAGGGTCGATGGAGTAGAGGCCGAGGTCATCGATGCCGAAATACCAGGAATCGGTGCCGGCATGGACGAAGCGGAATCGGACGGCGGGCTGGTTGTCGGCGGCGGGGAGGCGGAAGAGTTCGATGCGTTTGGATTCGACGGGATTGTCGTCGATGCGGGCCTCGATGTGGGGTGCGAGGGCCGGTGTGAGGGGAGCGGCGATGAAGGCCCCGTAGTAGCCGCCGACCTCGACGCCGAAGTCGTCCACGTAGCGGGCGATGTCGGAGCGTTCGGTCAGGAAGGTGGCATCCACGTCGATGCGGGTGATCCCTGTGGCCTCGTCGGTGACGCGCACGATGTCGGAGCCGTCGAGCCAGTAGGCGATGGGCAGCCAGGAGGCGCCGCGGTCCACGGAGTATTCGATGGCGGCGAGGCTGTCCTGGTTTTGTTCCCAGAGGCTCTTGAAGGCGAGGTGGACGTGGGATCGGCCGGACAGGTCGAAGTCGGGGGTGAAGAGGGTGAGCACCTGGGAACCGGCGCCGTTCTGGTAGCCTGAGTTGCCGAAGAGGAAGCGGCCGGAGGCGAGGGGTTGATCATACACGGCACCGTTGAGGACGTTGAGGGGGTTGACCGAGAGGACGCGGCGGTAGTCGGTGGAGAGGGCTTCGGGATTGCCGTAGGTGGCGAGGGGTTCGAGGAACCGGTCGGCATTGACGACGGTCCACCGGGCATAGGCGAGGGAGCCGAGGTCACCGAAGTCGAAGGTGTCGTTGAGCGGCATGGTGTGGCTTTGATCGGTCCAGCCGGCCGGGAGAGAACCCTCGGCGACGGTGTCGAAGTCTTCGAAGTAGAGGGGAGCGGGCAGGACGATGTTGCGATAGGCCGCGATGGTGATGGTGGATTCGGCGCGCAGGGGGTTAGTGGGGGTGGCGTCGTCGGAGGCGGCGAGGATCCAGGTGTGGGTGGAACCGGGCGCGGGGAGGGTGTCGGCGCGGTA carries:
- a CDS encoding PIG-L family deacetylase, producing MKLLFVHAHFDDFEFTAAGTFELWRRAHPTVARRILISTDGAAGHHAMSREATAARRWAEQQKAGALGGFEVRLLRDGSGSPFREGCLAQSAGLLPALWKEIREFEPDYLFCPPIPVDPLAGVHVDHLDVAEAVRAVAYLVNVPHAYLPEYPEEGEGTARAVRTPVILNTFDGYLAAGHRHDLAVDVGAVTDLMGDLAWCHESQLQEWLPWVDRHHMKASPDAMAWREQYRGVISRRTRALGLPAGRLYEVFQVTAWGALPTLEGLTRDFPGLDRDASRLEALGERLDRWHEATGA
- a CDS encoding DUF4097 family beta strand repeat protein; amino-acid sequence: MRFHTSLPMLALASFLVLPSRAADPQADTLQRTFPANPGGRLILDADRGSISIEGTDAAEVHIEVERRVSRGTLARAAALLDQHQVHFSESDGTLRIKSEGPDTSLWGWRRPQLNVAFRIRVPRSFHIDAKTAGGSIRVTQLAGEVSIRTAGGSLHLEDVRGTVVGRTSGGSIRATRLEGDIELGTSGGGIQIEQISGTRLKTRTSGGSIRLAGINVPAEAHTSGGGLDIEAASAPLQASTSGGSIRARFSTAPRADVSLRTSGGSINVTLPNDAALELDAATSAGSVQCDFPVTVSGTVQRNALRGPIGGGGPLLTLRTSGGSIRVQRP